DNA from Salvelinus namaycush isolate Seneca chromosome 14, SaNama_1.0, whole genome shotgun sequence:
ccccgtagcactcacttccgccatcatgaagtgatttgagagactagtcaatgatcatatcacctccaccctacctgacaccctagacccactccaatttgcttaccgccccaataggtacacagacgacgcaattgcaatcacactgccctaacccacctggacaagaggaatacctatgtaagaatgctgttcatcgattacagctcagcatttaacaccatagaccctgggtctcgaccccgacctgtgcaactgggttctggactttgacaggccggccccaggtggtgagggtaggaaacatctccaccccgctgatcctcaacactgggtccccacaagggtgcgttcttagcactctcctgtactccctgttcacccatgactgcgtgactatgcacgcctccaactcaatcatcaagtttgcagacgacactagtggtaggcttgattaccaacaacgacgagacggcctacagggaggaggtgagggccctcggagtgtggtgtcaggaaattAATCTCaaactcaatgtcaacaaaacaaaggagatgatcgtggacttcaggaaacagcagagggagcacccccctatccacattgacgggacagtagtggagaaggtggaaagttttaagttcctcggtgtacacatcacagactgaaatggtccacccacacagacagcatggtcaagaaggcacaacagcgccttttcaacctcaggaggctgaaaaaatatggcttgtcaccaaaaacactcaaacttttacagatgcgcaatcgagagcatcctgtctggctgtatcacagcctggtacgacaactgctccgcccacaaccgtaaggctctccagagggtagtgaggtctgcacaacgcatcaccgggggcaaactacctgccctccaggacacctataccacccgatgtcacaggaaggccaaaaagaacatcaaggacaacaaccacccgagccactgcctgttcaccccgctatcatccagaaggcgaggtcattacaggtgcatcaaagctgggactgagagactgaaaaactgcttctactcaaggccatcagactgttaaacagccatcactaacattgagtggctgctgccaacatactgactcaaatctctagcctcTTTAATAATtacaaattggatgtaataaatgtatcactagtcactttaaacaatgccactttatatgtttacataccctacattaatcatctcatatgtatatactgtactctataccatctactgcatcttgccatgccgttcagccatcgctcatccatatatttatatgtacatattcttattcattcctttacacatgtgtgtataaggtagttgttgtgaaattgttagattacttgttagatattactgcacggtcggaactaaaagcacaagcatttcgctacactcgcattaacatctgctaaccatgtgtatgtgaccaatacaatttgatttgatttcagtgctcagactgtccgcattaggctgagagaggctggactgagggcttgtaggcctgttgtaaggcaggtcctcaccagacatcaccagcaacaacgtcgcttatgggcacaaacccactccactgtcgctggaccagactggactggcaaaaagtgctcttcactgacgagttgcggttttgtctcaccaggggtgatggtcggattcgcgtttatcgttgaaggaatgagcgttataccgaggcctgtactctggagcgggatcgatttggaggtggatggtccgtcatggtctaggggcgatgtgtcacagcatcatcggactgagcttgttgtcattgcaggcaatctcaacgctgtgcattacagggaagacatcctccttgaTCCTCATGTGGTagccttcctgcaggctcatcctgacatgaccctccagcatgacaatgccaccagccatactgctcgttctgtgtgtgattttctGCAAGATAgggatgtcagtgttctgccacggccagcgaagagcccaatCTCAATCCCAtttagcacgtctgggacctgttggatctgagggtgagggctagggccataaatgtccgggaacttacaGGTGCTTTGGTGGGGTAACATCTCGcagcaagaactggtaaatctggtgcagtccatgaggagatgcactgcagtacttaatgcagttggtggtcacaccagatactgttacttttgatccccccctttgttcagggacacattattccatgtctgtggaacttgttcagtttatttctgttgttgaatcttgtgttcatacaaatatttacacgttaggtttgctgaaaataaacgcagttgacagtgagaggacgtttcttttttttgctgagtttacttccAATCAGTAATACAGGGTTGACTGATTCCTATACTTAGCATGTTTCCTTCATGGATGTATAGTGTGGTGAACATTGCAGGTGTTATGCCAGTTGTATGGAGATGAGTGGTGTAAAATGTCCTCCTGTTTCAGGGATGGAGGGTGAGAGAGCTGAGCGGCCAGCCAGGTTTAACCGTAAAGGAGGAGACCGAGACAACTACAGACGTTCTGTTGCACCACGTGAGTACCCAAATCACCTGTTTTATGTTCGATAAGCATGCACCAATATGGAAACATTGGGTCAATGCCATAGTGGCTGACCTACATTGCAACACATGGTAAATTGAATGAAAGTTACCTAATTCTTTACTTGTCTGATGATCATACTTTGTCCTTTTAGCTGGTGCAGACAAGAAGGCTGAAGCAGGTGCTGGTGCAGCTACTGGGTTCCAATTCGTAAGTAAATACTTTTCCAAGCATTTGAATCAAGGATGGGTGCCATGCTATATTGTAGCCCAATAGAGATCTTCAAGGACTGAAAACATACCAACTTTGTGTTGCAGAGGCGGTTTTGGACGTGGCAGAGGACAGCAACCACCACAGGAGTAAAGCAGACTGTTCTTGTACAGTATAATAAAAGGTGATTGAGATTACACCAATGTGTCATGAATTTAATTGCATGAGATGTCAGTGCTCATTATCATAAGATGTATACACTTGAATTTGTAGATGGTAATGACTAAGCTTATTTTCAAAGTAGGTTAGTTTACAAACGAATTGCTCCATCAGCTGAAAGAAACCCAAAGGAAAGAGAACACTGAAATACTGGTGTTTTTATTAATTGGCACAATTCATTTTACATTCAGGCTTACACTTTGTACCCATTGAAGAAATCTGAGTTGACAACATGGAGATGTTTAGCCATATAATTGCAAGGCCAACTGAACAAATGCCTGTCTGATTTGCCTGATTGGCCCATTGCACGTAACGACTAACAATTTCTGAACACCAGTCTTCAAGAAATATTTCCTCATTTGATTAGCTTTATCCTGTTAAGACCCTTAACAGTAAACTGAAGTAATCAAGAATGGAGGGGAAACACTGCGAGAACTACCATCACCTGGTTAGATGACCCATAGCCAGTAGATGGCACAACCTCATGATGGTCATATTGAGGAAAATAATGACATTCCTACTGGCCCTATAGTGGGGAAATAAAGCCATGTATGTCATTACGTCCTGGTGCAATATTATGACTTTAGGTCTACCATGAGTAGGCCTACCCCTTTCTATTTTTACATGTGCCATAGGCAAGTAGTCAAAAGAAATTAAAATGCAGTTCACATGCAAACATCACATTCTTATGTTCAGGGTCAATGTTGAAAGGAACCAAAACTCCACATGATAGGCAGTTACTAATACATAAATGTTGCATAACCAACTAAAGGAAATGCAATGCAGCTAGGCAAAACTAGCCAACTGAGGGCCCAAGATACCACAGGGCTAGGGCCATAAAGGTTAAGAGGCTGTATAAAACTTAAACATTGGCAAGAGAGAGTTCAAAGATGAACAAAAGGAGGCTGAAAACTGAACAGCTCTTTGTACCAGATCAGTTGTGTAAATTTGGACCAATGCAGCTCAGCAAGAATGCCTAAATGCTCAGTGGCACAAGCTGttctgccagagccagtcagatTCTCACACCATGGACAACATGACATCTTACATTGTTTGTTCTTGGCAGGGTAACTTGGTGGGCCTGAAACATAATTGAGATGATCACATACATAGCCCATCAGGGTTTTGAGCTGTTTAGCACagaggtcccgtgtggctcagttggtagagcatggcgcttgcaacgccagggttgtgggttcattccccacggggggaccaggatgaatatgtatgaactttccaatttgtaagtcgctctggataagagcgtctgctaaatgacttaaatgtaaatgttaaatgtaggTCTCAGGAGTAAGTACTTCATCAAAACCAGCTAGCAACTACAAGATGACAAGTGTGAGCGAAGAAGAATCTACACATTCATTTGTGGGCCAGTGAGACGCGCAAACGACAGTACCAAACTCCAGGGTCAGTAGGAGAGTTTGCTCTCTGCATTGACAGATTATAGCTCATTAACATATCTACCAATCCCAGTTATTTGTTCCCAAGTCCTGACAAGGCCAGAATCACTATGGTTCTGAGACTCGGCATCCATCCATTCGTCAGAAATACGGCATTTAAAATATTAATTTGAACAACCAATGAACATACCAAAAGTAGACATAATATATTAAGACCTGTTAAAAGTATTTCaagaaacaaaaatacaaatctCACTGACAAAAAACAAGTCCAGTGTTAATTTAAGGGAAAATGCAGAACTACATCACAGTGTAAACATTTGTTAGGAATACAATTTAGAATTGATGAAATCACGAGTGTAAATGTACTCACCAACGTGCAGGTGATTTACCTTGGCATTGCATCTCAGGTTGTGCAACCTCTTTTCCTGCATCACACACTGGCTGCATTTTGACAGagtccaattctgatatttttccactaattggtcttttgaccaatcagatcagctctgaaaaagatctgtgattggtcaaaagaccaattagtgggaaaaaatattattgggctgcctgtctaaatgcagccatagtcacacactcaaatacacaccAATCAGCCCTCAACttacacaatacacacagaaAGGCTATTAGTACAGACTGATAAATGTCCATCATCTGCAATCAATCACCATGATAACATAAGAAAATAAATATGAATATTAACAAAGTAAATTGATATAAGATGATCGAATAAAGTGGAAACCATAACATCAATGAGTGGGGTCTAGAGTGGGGTCCACATGTTATGCAGCAGTGGCATAATCTTCCTAGTGCCATTTTAAATTAGCCTTACTATTCAAGCACAAACACCTAACGACATTACTCCCCACCTCCTGATACACAACCAGATTCAAAAGACTAGTCTGGGTTCTTGTTCCTTTCCCCTGAGGATCAGAAAACATGCACAATTCTGTCTTTCTGGTCATTGAATTATAAAACCAATCAATAAATCATCGTCATAGTCTGACAAGATGTGAGACAGCAGATGACTTAGATTTCAATGTTCTGGTTAGATGTGCCCCAGTGTGGTTAAAGGCCCAAGCTACTGTGGGAGTAGTTTTTTTTGTCAGCCCCTTATCAAAGCTTCTCTTTCAAAACACCAAAGCTTGTGCTACCTTCACAATGTAATACAAAGGGAGACTGTTTGTACCAGATAATTCCATTCCTACAGATTGCGTCACACAAGACACACCCATGTAGCTTTACCACACATGCAAAACAAGACACTTTCCCACAAGCCTATCTAACCTAAAGCCATTCATTCTTAGGGGATTAGGAaatatatgaagaaaaaaaaaacaataaaaaatgtcacACTGAAATAGACTGTCATACTTTATAACTCTTAACACAGTTGGGAGTAGGTATTACACTAATGATCTGTCACGGTATATGGTGAGAGGTTGTCATTCTTATGAATGCCATATAAAAAAGGGGTGTGGCAACTTCAAGTAAAGTGTTAGCAAAACAAGACCCTGCAGAGCCTGTTTTCTTCTGTAAACACATTCAATACCAATACTTTACGTCACCAAAGCAGAAAGTTTCATTCATCAAACTTATGAGAGAGGAACCGAGGTAAAGGAGGACAAGTGTTTGGGAATATCTCATGCAATCACTAgtaaaaagcaacaaaaaaaacattcaaaTTACAAAGTGTTATATCTTCTTCGCCCAACACTTGTTAAGTCTGTACCTCCACTCTGGCACAAGAAGGCTGGCAAGGCAAACATTTGTTGATATTttgaaggtaaaaaaaaaaagtagtagGAGCAGGATTAAGTAAGAAAAAGAAGCAGGTAAAAGATGTGGAGAAGTCTCCAGGAGTTTCTGTGTTTTAGTTATCTTATACTCGATCTGGAGCTCTGGTTGATATTGTAGGTAGGGGAGTGCTCTTCTCCCCCTATCGTGGTCACCAGGGGTGTCCCGTTGCTGCTCAGGCTGCCCTGTTGTAGGGCCTCAAAGTACGAGGCCTGCACAGGCTTGTGGCACTGCAACACTCTTCTGGCATCCTCTGTATTAAACCATTCCCTTTTTCTCCCTGTCAACAGAGGGATAAAGACCAAAGGGGAGTCAGGAAGGgggcaaaaaaacacaaaacaggttTAGTCTAGATTAACTCAGGAATTAAACATGACAATGAAGGATCTACAATAGTAGTAGGATCTACTGGCCAATCCATGTGTCAATTTGATAACAAAAATGATTGTCCAGTCATCACAGCTTTCACAAACACCACAAAAACTAGAAACATACCAATATTCACAGAGTCCTCCCAGTCTTCCAACATCTCTGTAACGATGAGGACATAGACATATGTTCTGTGCTTCCTGTCTGTGTTCTGAGTAAGAGTAAATCGAGAAATTGTCAGTGCTCAAGGTTAGGAGGCAAACAGTGGACATAAATGAGCAGTTCCTCCCACCCCAAGTTTAAAgacaaccacacagacataaAAAAATGGCATTATGTAAAATCTTCAACTTTTTCAGCTCACCTCGAAAATTCCTAGTAGACGCCCCAATGTCCCCTTGACACCAGCCTGGAAAGACAACATGGCCAGTGGAAATGAAACAGCAGATAAAATCATTAATCTTAGTAAAAGCAGGACACTTGTGATAATGTTTTTGCCTTTTTCACTGATGGATTCTGAGAATTGATGCCATTTTCAGTCACGGGGTGGGGGGAGGCCATGGTTGTGTATGGtcatgaaggagagggagagatcagTTCCTATTAACATGGCGTATTCGTAGTACTTTTCTTCTTCAGGTTACAGTTTTACTCTATTTATAAACATGGACTCTCAATCAAGAGGCTCCTCCATCCCCATTTAGTCCATAGCTTCCATAGAGGAACATCTAGACTCAAAGAACGCATAGATTTTTCAGGCTTGAAATAAGGGCTGCTAAGGTAACGGGTATAAACTTGGTACATCAACAAAAGACCCAACTCCTGCAAGAACATTTGGcaaagacaacaatacatcagatTGTGTTTCACTGACAAATGAGCTCAACATCAATCACAAGGAACTCACAAGAGGCTGAATACACTTAATGGAAAAGCAATAAACTTAAAATGACTGGAAGATCCCATTTGTTACAAGAGAAAACGCTAACTTCCTTTACGGAGAAGTCAAATACGTTATATACCCTCCTTAAGAGCTTTAGGCAACACTTTAGTATGAGCGTAACCCTTCTAGAAAATGTTGCTGGGGGACAGGATTTTGGGGGAAATCAGATCAGATTAATAAGCATATACCAAACCATTTAAAAGCCACCTGTGCAGAAGTGAAATTATACTTCCCATGAGCTCCTTGCTTAATAAAAACTCTGAATGCACAAGTCAAGTTGACAAGTAATTCAGCCTACCTCTTCACACACCTCTCGAACAGCAGCAACGTTGGGCTCTTCCTCCGGCTCCATCCCTCCACCAGGGACGATCCACTTGCCTGGATGCCGGATACTACTCACCAACAACACCTGTAGGATTGACAGTTATTAACAATAATATGCCCCTACCTTCACAAGATTGAGTTGCTCTAATTGAATACCATTACATGAGCACTAATATAGGCCTATAACAGAAATTAAGCACTTGAGCCCCCAGGTGTTATAATACCCACAAAAAACCTAGCAGTTAAACAGGGTAAtggttccatttttttttttcaacctttcattttcccatagggaattttggaaacacttaaaataagggctgtgtttcatgtaggcatgatgttttgataaccaggtaaatctctcagacaaggtgacttttagcaATATATTTCAGCTACATTTACTCTGATTCGAAAATGccaattagcatcaaagtagacatcaagcaagactacaaatccctgcaagtaATCTCCAGCTgccacctttgctaacaggtattgtgtcaatttaaatcTTGCACAAGACatttcacagaattgtcaatttaaagaaatgtagccaatttctTCAtgactacatttagctaacattagatagttaatccagagattcttattTTGCCTTTATTGGGCAGTCTCATCCAGGTCATCATGCCATTTGTAGTTCTTTaggatagccacattagcagctaattagcgttTCATTTTTTTGGTGGGGGAAACACGGGCGAATATATTGATACAtttcaccttgtccgagagatttAAATGTGTATCATCAAAACGTCACAAAAGGGTAAGcatacacgaaacacagcccttattttaagtgtttctaaaatcccataTAAGATaaattaatggtggaaaaacgattggaaccatttccttgtttgaccactaggttttatgggtattatgactcatactgtggtactctatttgCACAAGGCATGTCATGGATGCATTTGCGCCATGCCTTACATTTTTTGTTGGCCCACTCCTTTGATGATATGCACACATTGCAGAATTTGTTGCAATGGCCCAAAACTAAATGGAAACTGCAATCCATAAACTCACTGACAACTCTGGGGAAATACAATTATATTATATTTAGTCTAGGCGTCTACGGTTAATGTCAGTTTGAGAATTGTAATAGTTTGACACAAAAACATGGCAACCGCCGGTGATGTTGTTGCCATCAATTCTATTTAGGCCTTCTCGCCACCAAATATATGCCTTTCGTTGACAACTCGCATTCTCTTCATTTGGAATCGCTACCCCCAGACTATCTGCTGGCAACGTGGCAAACTGTTTATTCACAAGGCCCGTTCCACCACACCACTCTAGCCTCGGACTTACCTCCTCCTCACTCTCGTTTCTGAAGCACAGACAGGCGGCGCGCTTCTTGTAGCCATCCCCGTCATATGTCCGCGTTTGATTCGATTTGATCTTCATCATTTCGGGGTCTCAAAAAAGAAAAAAGTGAACAAAATCACTGGAAGACGTTGACAGCCCACTTACTGAAACCCTGTATAAGTCTCGAAATTTCTAGAATAGACTTCTTCTCCGCTTCATTTTTGAAGACCTGGTCGCATCTCTCGTACAGACGCCATTATTAAAAAGCTGCGTAAATTACGCACCACCGGAGATAGAATAGTCAAACGTAGCCTAGGCTACACTTTTCGGTATTCACGTTTCAATATTTGAGAATAAGCGTACAGTATAAGCGCAGTTGTGATGTTTCTGGTTGGTCTAGTTTTACCTGGTTTGTATTATATTCTGAGTCCAGGAGCCGCACCCGGTTTCCCCCTAGCCCCTCTCCATCATCCGCCTTCTTAGAGTGCGCACCTAGGTGCCtcctttattttatttaactagataagtcagttaagaacacattcttatttacaatgacggcctaaccaggacgacgctgggccaattgtgcgtagccctgtgggactcccaatcacggctggttgtgatacagcctggaatcgaaccagggtctgtagtgacgcctctaccaCGGAGATATTTTATGCACAGATTTGATTGTACTGTACGTTAAAATCCACGCCAACGTTGGAATTTATCAACCTTGAATTTGGCAtgaatttttttttaatgtttttttcctAAAAATGAAGGCTATAGAAAAAAAGCAAGTAGGCAATAAAAGGAGGGTTTTGTAACAAATAATATGACAAGGGGGagttataggaggacaggctcattgtattGTCTTGAATGGCATAAATGGAACGTATCAAACATACGGTAACCACATGTTCTACTCCATTAgaatattccattccagccattacaatgagcccatcctcatATGGCTCCCCCCACTGGCTTCCAAGTCGTATTTATCTTCTATATACAAGCACAAAATAGCCTATGGTATAGGCCTATTACCATGAAATAAGAATATCATTATAGCCTACTGAAATTAAAGGGATCTGGCCAATTTACAAATAATGTTTTCATTATGAGTAAATAGGCTATGCATTGTAAGCATGTTATTGCCACTATTCAGAGCTATAATGTAAAGTCATATCGCACATTTTACGGAATGCACCTTTCAGTGGGGCCTAAACCCTTTTCCGTTCGCTCCACTGTGGCTGTGGGTGACTTCATTGTCTGTGCCATGGATTGCTGGAACGGAGCCAGACCAAATCACACACACGTGACCGGTCTTTCTGGGAATGTTCCTGGAAAGACGTGCGCTCGATCAACAATTAAAACTAGAGAAGGAAACATTGTAAATTTGAAAAACGAATCGCCCAGACCCCTATTGGTACAGACTGATAGAGCGTGAAATCGTGCGTTTAGACGGCAGCTCGTGGGGAACATTGTGGATTATTTGTTCATTATATTCCTGAAATGTTCTGATTATACAGCATGCTGTATAACAAGTGCTCCAGAACAGATCTTTCCATCGTTGTGTCCGCTCAAGGCTTCAATCATGAATTTCGGAGGACATGACCTGTTTAACCAGTGCAGGTAAAATTAATGATCAGTTGTAGCAGCCAAACATATATTTTCTGTGTTATTGAATGTATGTTGCCCAAACAGGAGTAAACTGCTATGCGATTTCTATGACAGGAAATGGCTTCATGCCTCAAGAAGACGTGAGTTGAGATTCAGCATAATCTTTTGTTTGCAGCATTAACACGCATACTTTTCCAGTTCAATCCCATCACACTTTACTCAGCATATTCATTAGTCTATTCGTAAGCATGTTCTATATTGCCAATTGACGATGTAAGCTATATAGAGCCTACGTATCCAGCCTAACCGTTGCGCAAACTACACAATTTTCATGTAAAATTGTGAAACGTTGAAATAAACTGTGAAAAAGTTGTCATTTGGTTCTAGGAGTTAGAGAAGATCTTCTGAGTAGGCTATTTCAAGGGTTGAACCACAGAACAATGAGATTTAGttagttataaaaaaaatattgggtTGGCCCTTTGGGGTCTTCCAAGAATGCACTTAGTAGGTGAGAAATAGCACACTTTCAAATGCCGATATAtaggactatatatatatatatatatatatatatatatatatatatatgttagcCTACAAGTTTAGTCTAAGATTTGTCCAACGACCATACTATTCAATATAGTGAGTGGAATTATTAGGACACATGTAGGACgcatgtacagtgcctttaggaagtattcacacccctttacttttttccacatttagtttttacaaagtgggattcaaaatgATTTAATTGAcattttgtcaacgatctacacataatactctaatgtcaaagcggatttaaaaaaacaaacatttgtaaaacatttatgaaaaataaaacactaatatatcttgattagataagtattcaaccccctgagtcaatacatgttagaatcacctttggcagtgattacagctgtgagtcttcttgggtaagtctctaagaggaaaattcactgtcttattggtaaacaactccagtgtagatttggcttgtgttttaggttattgtcctgctgaaaggtggattaatctcccagtgtctgttggaaaccgtttattttttatccttaAAAACActccagtccttaacaattacaagcatagtcataacatgatgcagccaccactatgtttgatgatatggagagtggtactcagtaatgtgttgtattggatttgccccaaacataacattttgtgtTTAGGACAAAacgttaattgctttgccatattttttttgcagtactacattagtgccttgttgcaaacaggatgcatgttttggaatatttatattctgtacaggcttccttcttttcacactgtcaattaggttagtattgtggagtaacttgAATGTTGTTGATCgatcctcaattttctcctatcacagccattaaactctgtaactgttttaaagtcaccattggcctcgtggtAAAATCCCCAagcgatttccttcctctccggcaactgagttaggaaggacacctgcatttttgtagtgactgg
Protein-coding regions in this window:
- the LOC120059195 gene encoding diphosphoinositol polyphosphate phosphohydrolase 1-like, yielding MMKIKSNQTRTYDGDGYKKRAACLCFRNESEEEVLLVSSIRHPGKWIVPGGGMEPEEEPNVAAVREVCEEAGVKGTLGRLLGIFENTDRKHRTYVYVLIVTEMLEDWEDSVNIGRKREWFNTEDARRVLQCHKPVQASYFEALQQGSLSSNGTPLVTTIGGEEHSPTYNINQSSRSSIR
- the LOC120058620 gene encoding 40S ribosomal protein S10-like produces the protein MQSLKSTGYVKEQFAWRHFYWYLTNEGIQYLRDFLHLPPEIVPATLRRQMRPETARPRPKGMEGERAERPARFNRKGGDRDNYRRSVAPPGADKKAEAGAGAATGFQFRRFWTWQRTATTTGVKQTVLVQYNKR